The Rhodospirillaceae bacterium region GCCGCGATCATCAAATCTTCTTCGCCCGCAAACAGGATGCCCAACGAGAACGCCCCGCGCAGCCGCTTCAATGATTTTGCCGTGGCTTCCCTGGGGCTGTCGCCCCTATCAAGATAGGCCGTGATCAGGTGGGCGACGACTTCCGTATCGGTTTCCGACGCCAACACCGCACCCGCAGCCATCACTTCGTCTTTAAGCTCCTGAAAGTTTTCAATGATGCCGTTGTGGACAATCACCACTTTGTCGGTGGCATGGGGATGGGCGTTTTCTTCATTCGGAATCCCGTGGGTCGCCCAACGGGTATGGCCGATGCCGGTGCAACCACTCAAGGGTTCATCCTGCAAACGTCCCGCAAGATTGACCAGCTTGCCTTCAGCGCGACGGCGTTCAATTCCGTTCTCATTCAGGGTCGCAATGCCAGCCGAATCATAGCCCCGGTATTCCAGTCGTTTTAGGCCATCGAGCAACAACGGAGCCGCCTCGCCTTTTCCGATAATGCCGATAATGCCGCACATTATTTTTTCTTCTTTGCTTTTTCGGCGCTTTTGCGCTCGCGGTTGGCTTTGGCCCAGCCATCGACTTGCCGATAGTTGGCACGGGTAACGCCAAGTGCGTCCGCGTCAACGTCCTTGCTGAGCGTTGATCCGGCCCCGACCACCGCACCCTCGCCAATCGTCACAGGCGCCACCAGGGCGGTGTTGGAACCAATAAACGCGCCCTTGCCAATAACGGTTTTCGACTTGAAAAAACCATCGTAATTGCAGGTGATGGTGCCGGCGCCGATGTTGGCTCCGGCGCCGACTTCCGCATCACCGATATAGGACAGGTGCGAGATCTTGGCCGCGGGTTCTATTACCGCATTTTTTATTTCAACAAAATTGCCAACCTTAGCGCCTTCGCCAAGGTTGGTCCCCGGGCGCAACCTGGCGAACGGACCAACGCTGGCCTTGGGGTTAACGGTTGCCCCTTCAAGGTGACTAAAAGCATTGATCGTCGCACCCTCGCCAACGCTGACACCCGGCCCGAAAAACACATTCGGGCCGATCGAAACATCAGAGCCAATGACTGTATCGTAGCTTAGAAATACGGTTGTCGGATCGGTCATGGTGACGCCATCCGACATTGCTTCAAAACGCAGGCGATCCTGCAAAATAGCTTCGGCTTCGGCCAGATCGGCACGACTGTCGATGCCGATCAACTCATCCGGGTCGCCTTCCCACACGACGCATGTCAGTCCGTCGGCGCGGGCAAGGCCAATAATGTCGGTCAGGTAATATTCACCCTTGGCGTTGTCGTTGCCAACACGCTCAAGCAGGCTCCACAACACCGTGCCGTCTATGGACATGACCCCGGAATTGCAAAGATCAATTTCAAGTTGCGCGTCGGTGGCGTCCTTGGCTTCGACAATAGCCTCAAGGTTTCCATCTTCACCAACAATCAAGCGGCCATAGAGACCCGGATCATCGGGCCTGAAGCCGAGCACCGCAACAGCCGCGTCCTGAGCGCGCACATCAAGAAGATGCTCCAGTGTCGATAAGGTGATCAAGGGGTCGGCCCCGAAGATCACCAGCACGTCACCATCAAAATCACCGATTGTTTCGCGCGCCGCCAAAACCGCGTGCGCCGTGCCCAAGCGTTCGGACTGGACCGCTGTCGGGAATGGTGAAACAGCCTCTGACACCGAATCCATGAAATCGCCAACGACGACACAGACATTTTCAGGATCGAGTCCCTCGACAGTTTCCATCAGGTGGCTGATCATCGGTCGCCCCGCCAAAGGGTGCATGACCTTAGGCAGTTTTGACTTCATACGGGTGCCAAGTCCTGCGGCCAGCACGATAACGGCGATTTTTGAAGTGGTCATCGGAATAGATTTGCCCTAAAAAGCGTTTCCTTGGTGGGGAACTTGCCACATGGCGGGAATCCCGCCAAGTCAAAGATTGTTACGGAGTTTTGCAATGAATAAGAAGAGCCCCCTGAAAGCTGTCCTGTTTGATCTGGATGGAACCCTGATTGACAGTGCCCCGGATCTGCACAGCGCCGCCAATAAGCTGCTGGCGGAAGAAAATCGCCGTCCGGTCAGCCTTTCGGAATTGACCAATATGATCGGCGACGGGGTTCCTAAACTGGTTGAGCGTGCTTTTGAGGCGACGGGTGAACCGGTACCTGCTGGCGGCCTTGAGGCCCTTGCGAAGCGTTACCTTGAGTTTTACGAACCCCACTGCGCTGATTTGACCACAGCCTTTCCCGGCACCATCGACTGCCTGAGGGCATTAAAGGGAGACGGCTACGCCCTCGCCGTTTGCACCAACAAGCCTTATGTGGCGACCCTGGAAATTCTTGCCCCCCTGGGCCTTTCGGAATTCTTTGACGTGATCATCGGTGGCGATACCCTGCCCGGCATCAAAAAACCCGATCCACGCCATTTGCTGGCGGCGCTCGATAAATTGGGCCTGACACCTGACCAGGCGATCATGATCGGCGACAACGCAAATGACGTAAACGCCGCCAAAGGTGCTGGCATCCCGGTTATTGTTTGTCGCTTCGGCTACACAAAAGGAGCCGCGGAAAATTTGGGCGGTGATCTGATTATCGATCATTTCGACGACCTGGCCCACACCATCAACGACTTTGCTTGCGCTTGACAATCAGCGCCCGGCGACCCTATATCTCGGCTTCCTTGGGAATATCTAAGGGCGCGTAGCTCAGCGGGAGAGCACTCGCTTCACACGCGAGGGGTCACTGGTTCAATCCCAGTCGTGCCCACCAAAGAACCCAGACCTAAAGTCTGGGCTTTTTTTGTGGATAAGCACGACTGAATCATATGAAAGCAAGCCGCAAAAGCGGCTTGGCGCGTGCCCACCAAAATCTCATTTTTATTGACGCAGACGCGTTGAGGGGAAGGTTAGCCTCACCTTTGTCCCTTCGCCGGGCGTGCTTGAAATTTCCATACTGCCATCATGCATTTCAACCAGGGATTTGGTTATGGGCAAGCCAAGGCCGGTGCCTTCGTTATTTCTGATCAAGCTCTGATCGACCTGACCAAATTGTGTCAAGGCGATGGAAATATCTTCATCGGTCATACCGATGCCCGTATCGGCAACAGATACAAGCAGATCGCCCTTGTCATTCAGACCACTTTCGATGGTGATAGAGCCACCTTCCGGGGTGAACTTGATGGAATTTGTCAGCAAGTTGAGGATGATTTGCTTGATCCGTCGCTCATCAATAAAAAGTGGCGGAATGGCATTTGGAACTTTTAGGTAAATGCAGACGCCAGCAGCGGCAGCTCTTTGTTCAACAAGCCTCTGACAGGCCGAAATGATATCCTCAATGTCGACCGCAACTTCATCAACTGACAGCTCGCCAGCTTCAATTGCGGATACATCAAGAATATCATCGATCAGCTGCAACAGATGTTTGCCCGAACCGTAAATAAGGTCGACATATTCCTCGTACTTGGGATTATCAATAGCCCCGAATATCTGCGTTTTCATGGCGTCGCTAAAACCGATAATGGCGTTAAGCGGTGTCCGTAATTCATGGCTCATAGAACCCAGGAAAAGCGATTTGACCCGATTTGCCGCTTCGGCAGCGTCGCGGGTTTTAATAAGGTCCCGGGTTTGCTCATCGACCAGTTGTTGAAGCTGGTCACGGTGATTGGCAAGTTCTTCTTCCAGACGTAGCCGTTTGGATATATTGCGCCACACCACATGTATGAGTTTGCGTTCCTGAAATGGTATCGCCGTTAACAATACTTCGACGGGGAAGTCCTCGCCGTTGGCGCGGGTGTGTATCCAGACAAAGCGGTGACTCCCCGAAGCCATGGCAATGGAAATCATTTCGTTGGCTTTATCAAAGGAATTCTGACCATCGGGCTGGTGAGACGGGGATAACTGCGAGGGGTGCGTTTGAAGCATTTCTTCCCGGTTCGCATAGCCCATCATTTTCAGGACAGCATCATTGCAATCAACGAATTTCTCATGATCAATAATCAGCATGGCATCAGCCGAATGCTCGAAAAGAATTTGATATTGATCGCGCTTGAATTCCGTCATCGGGTATGCGCCACCTTTTTGAAAAAGGATATGCAGCCTTTTGTCATTGTAACGCCCAACGCCAAAAACAGGAAGCGGCCAGTCGTTCAACAAATAGCGATCTTCAACGCCCTAGAACAAGCGTTCGCCAGCCCTTGATATGATAAGACCTAACCAGCCGAAACCCTTGGCGATAGTAGGCGGCGTAAACACGATTGGCATCGATTTCCAGAAAGCCGCCCAAAATGACTATGCCGCCACCCATGGCACGACTTCTTGACCTCGCACCGACGGCCTTGGCCATTTTACAAAGAGGGTTGGCGAGAATATTCGAGACAATCAAATCGTAAGGCCCGTTTTGCTTGACCAGGGCTGAGTGATACCCGTTGGAGCGCGAAATCCGCACCAGCGGCCCAACACCGTTGCGGCGGCTGTTTTCGTGCGCCACCAGTACGGCGTTGGTTTCCAGGTCCATCCCATGGACGTGCACCCGCCAGGCCTTGGCAATGGCGATGGAAAGAATGCCCGATCCACAACCCATATCCAGTGGATTGATAACGTTTTGCCGCCCGACAAGATCACTGAGCGCCAGCAGGCAGCCCATGGTCGTGGCGTGTTCACCCGAACCAAAGGCCCGGCCGGGATTAAGACAGATCGGAATACGGGCTTGCGGAATATCCATATCGTAATGTGTGCCATAGATAAAAAACCGGCCCGCATTGGTCGGTGGGAACATCCGCAAACTTTCAGCAACCCAGTCGCGGGGAGCCACCGGGATCACCGTCACTTCGGGAACGGGAATGGAAAATTCACCAGCGACGACGCTCATGGCCACAGCCAAGGCAGCCCCTTCGGGCTTGCGCTCTGTGAAGCCTTCGATGCGCCATTCACCTTCGCTGTCGGTGGCGAACCAGGAAATCGACTCACAGAACGGATCAAGGGCTTCTTCAAAAGCGTTGACGCTTAGCGCCGTAGCGGCGACTTCGATACGCCAAAGAGCATCCGGTTTATTGTTCATCTGGCAAGAGCCGATCACGCTTAAACAGAATCATTACTTGATTCCGTTTAAGCGTGTGAATCGGCTCGCTCCTTAAAGAATCGATCAGTTTTTCACGTTTCGTTCGAACACAACGTGTTCAAACTTAACGTGAACTGATCTAGGTATGGGGGAGCGCGCCTTGCGGCGTCAACAAAAATTCGGCGCTTACGCCATCGGGCAACATCTTTTATCCGACTTCAGTCGTAATGCCGCACGTTCCACGCATTCAATTGGCGGGCAAGTTCCAAATATAGATCTTCTTTATGATTCCTTAAGTGGAGCGACAGAGACAAAGTACGTAAGCGGCCCTCAAGGCAATGCGCACATTTCATCGGGCTTGTTGGCCCGCCCCAGACGCAAACATCAACACATAACCCGGATTCAGTTCGCGTCTGAGTCCATATTTCCACGGCCTTTTCCCATGCTTCTAAAGAAAGCAAATCGATGATTCTTTGGTCCATAGGCAAAAGAAGCTAAATTACAAATATAGGTTTAGTTTCTACATAGAAACGCTACCTGTTAAAAATTAGCTCTGCAACCTATACATTTGCATAGGTTGTATTGCACGACGACTCATTCTAGTCATGAATAGAAAAAGAGAGGCTGGTGGAAAGAAAGCAGATTATGAACCGGTTTTTCTCATCACTAAAGCAGGCGAAAGATGTGGAAGAGATCAGCCAGCTCACCGCCAGATTTCTCTCTCGTATTTCCGACAAGCTAAACAAGCATATGGTCTGGATGGTCGATAGTTCAGGAAAAAGAACTGCGGTGCACGGCGAGGGTAATAATCAGGGGTTCAAGGAAAGCCCGCAAAACCTGCCCGTCACAAACCATTTATGGATGCTTGTTGAACCGCCAGAGAGCAACACCGAAGCACCGAAATATCCATCCCTGGCGCATTCCCGAAAAAACGAACACAGGAATTCACAGCAAGCCGTCGCCGCCTGTATTGTCTACGCCCACACCTGCATCATATCCTTAAAGCAGAGAGAAAGAGCGTTAAAGGCGGGGATATCGCCTCGGGAACGCGAAACCCTGTTGCTATTAGCGCGGGGTTTTCGAAGTGACAAAATTGCCCATCGCATGGGGATCAAACGGGTCACCGTAAACCTGCATATTTCTAATGCCCGGCGCAAACTGGCCTCTACAACCCGCGAACAGGCCGTCGCGCAAGCGGTTCACATGGGCATTATTTCACCCAGGTAAAAAAATCAGCCGGCGATCAGGCGACGCTTCGGGTGCGCGGGGGAGCGGAACTGGGTATGAAATCGCCATATTTGTCGACAGGTTCGTTCTCGCGTTTTTGCTTCGCGCCCTTTTCGAGTTTACGCAAGGTTTCCTGGCTGCTTTGGCGGGCCCGTCTTAGTTCCTGAACTTCCTGTTTCAGGGAAGCCAGTTGTCCGTCCTTGTTATCCAGATCAACACGGATCTGCTTAACGTAAGATTTCAGAAATTCTTCGTTCTGGCCATTAATTCGGCGCAAAGCCTCAGCACTGACCACAACAGCTGAAATCGCCAACAACAATGCCGCAACGGATAAAAATAAAGCCATTCTGGCCCTCCTTCGTTCAAGAAGTCAGGCTAATGGCCGTTTCTCAACAAATAGTTAAAAAGTCAGGTTTGCTCGACAAAACCCGCCATTACCTTCTTTGTTCCAGCTTTCTCGAAGGCAATTTCCAGTTTGTCGCTATCAATAGACAGTATTTTGCCGTAGCCGAACTTCTGGTGAAAGACCCGCTGTCCGAGTTCCAGAAATTCAGCATCCTCACCACCGCCACTGCTTTTAGGGCCGGCCCAGCGCCCCGGTTGCTCGGAAAAACCGGTGCGGCGACTGCGCTGACGGGGCACATCCAGAAAATTACCAGACTCACCCCCAGTACCATACAGTCCCTGATCAGCCGATTGCTCGACGTTATCGGGTGGCAATTCATCGATAAAGCGTGACGGAATGGCCGATTGCCAGTTGCCATAGATGCGCCGATTGGCAGCAAAACTGATCATGGCGCGTTTTCGGGCCCGGGTTAGACCGACGTAAGCAAGCCGACGTTCTTCCTCCAGTGCCGAAGAACCACCTTCGTCCAATGCCCGCTGATGGGGGAACAGGCCCTCCTCCCATCCAGGCAGGAAGACGGTGTCGAATTCAAGCCCTTTGGCACCATGAAGGGTCATTAGGGTGAGTTTATCTTCAGCTGTCGTCGCTTCGTTTTCCATAACCAGCGACACATGTTCAAGAAAGCCTTGCAGATTCTCGAAATCCTCCATGGCGGTGAGCAGTTCTTTCAAGTTCTCAAGTCGTCCCGGCGCTTCGGGGGCTTTGCTCATTTTCCACATGACGGTGTAGCCGGATTCGTCCAGCACCTGCCGGGTCAGGTCCACATGATTGACCTCTGCGGCGAGGGTGCGCCAACGGCTGAAATCATTGAGCAGTTCCTGCAAGGTGGTACGCGCCCTGGCCCGCAGCTCATCTGTTTCGAGCAGCTTGTGGACGGCCACAATCATCGGAATGCGCTCTGCCCGGGCGTAGATGTTTATGGTTTGAATGGTGGTATCGCCAAGCCCCCGTTTGGGCGTATTGACAATCCGCTCAAAAGCCAGGTCATCGTCGGGCTGGGAGATCACCCGCAGATAAGCGATGGCGTCGCGAATTTCCAGGCGTTCGTAAAACCGGGCCCCACCGATAATCCTGTAAGGAAGACCCAGCGTGATCAGCCGTTCTTCAAATTCGCGAGTCTGAAAACCGGCCCGCACCAATACCGCCATGTCGTTGAGTTTGTGGCCCCTGTTTTGCTGGACTTCGATTTCATCGCCGACGATGCGGGCTTCCTCGACCCCGTCCCAGACGCCGCGAACTCCGACCTTCTCGCCTTCATTTAATTCGGTCCACAAGGTTTTACCGAGACGTCCCTCGTTGTGAGAGATCAGACCTGAGGCCGCCCCAAGGATATGCGGGGTGGAGCGATAATTGCGTTCAAGACGAACAACCTTGGCACCGGGAAAATCTTTCTCGAAACGTAAAATATTGCCGACTTCGGCGCCGCGCCACGAATAAATCGACTGATCATCATCACCGACACAACAGATATTTTTATGTGTTTGGGCGAGCATACGCAGCCACAGGTACTGGGCAACGTTGGTATCCTGATATTCATCAACCAGAAGGTAACGGAACTTGCGCTGATATTCCTGCAGGATCGATGGCTGGGCTTTAAACAGCTCCAGACATAACAACAGCAGATCACCAAAATCAGCAGCGTTAAGGGTCGTCAAGCGGTCCTGATATTCTTTATAAATCAGCACCGCCTTGCCATCGGCACTGTCCGAACCTTCCGTATCGCCCACCGCGTCCGGCATCAGGCCACGATCTTTCCAGCGCTGAATAAGGTTCGATATAACCCGCGGCGGCCAGCGTTTTTCATCAATATTGTGAGCTTCCACCAGTTGTTTGAGCAGCCGCACCTGATCGTCCTGATCAATAATGGTGAAGTTTGATTTAAGGCCGACTGCCTCTGCATGACGGCGCAGGATGCGCGCACCCAAGGCGTGAAAAGTGCCGATCCACCAGCCTTCTGTGGCCCGCCCCAATAGCCCGCCGACCCGATCCTGCATTTCGCGCGCCGCCTTGTTGGTAAAGGTAACGGCGAGCACTTCCCAGGGTGCGGCTTTACCCTGCACCAAAATATGGGAAAGCCGCGTCGTCAGAACCCGGGTCTTGCCCGTACCGGCACCGGCCAATACCAGAACCGGCCCCTCAACAGCCTCGACAGCGTCGCGCTGGCTCTCATTCAAACCATCCAGATAGGCAGGAGCGGACGGTGCAGGAGGTGGTTCGGCGGCAAGATCAAAAGAATCAGACATGACAAATATATAACGCGCCGGTGATCTGATTAGAACCCGAATCCTTTGGCATTTTTTCTCAATAGAGCGGACGATAAGGTAAAGCGGCGTTATACTATGAAAGTTCCATATCCGGAGATGATGCAGATGCCGGAAACAATGAAGACCTTGCTTGATCAAACGCGCGCCCTGCTGCTATGGGCCGCACTGGCCGTTAGCGCCTGTTCGACGACGCCACCGCCAGCCCCCGAAGTGACGACTGCGCCCTTTGATTCTGCCCTTTCCGCCGTTGTTGGTGTGTACGCTAATATTCCCGAAGACGCCCGCACGGCAGATAGTCTTGGCGTCCAGCGCCAGGGTAGCGGGGTTTTAATAGATAACGACGGACTGGTTTTAACCATCGGTTATCTGATTTTGGAGGCCGATGAGATTGCTGTTGTCGGACCTGAGGGAAACCAGATTGAAGCCGACCCCGTCGCCTATGACCACACCACCGGCTTCGGCCTGATCCGCGCCCGCGAACCGGTGGGGGCGACAGCCCTAAAGATAGGGTCTTCAAAAAATTTAGGCGATGGGACTCCGGTTCTGGCCGTCAGTTTCGGTGGCCCGGACGCCATTGTCGCAGCCCAGGTGGTTTCGCGCCGCTCGTTTGCCGGATACTGGGAATACCTGCTGGAAAAGGCCATTTTCACCATACCTCCCCATCATGAATTTGGCGGGGCAGCGTTAATCGACCGAAAAGGTGAACTGGTTGGTATCGGCTCGCTGATGGTCAATGACGCTGTTGTCGGCGATCACCCGGTAATCGGTAACATGTTCGTTCCCATTGACAGCCTGAAACCAATCCTTGCCGATTTGCTGACAAGCGGACGCCGCAAACCGCCGGTGCCACCGTGGCTTGGACTTAATACGGACGAGGCCCGCGGCCGGGTTTACATCACCCGCCTGAGCGAAGGCGGTCCTGCTGAACAGGCGGGGCTTAAACAGGGTGACATCATCATCGGCGTCGGTGGCAAGCGCATTGGTACGATGATTGAATTTTTCCGAAAGGTGCGCATTCAGGGAAATGCCGGAAGCCCGGTTCAACTGGACGTCCTTCCGGTGGCCTCGACGGACCTGACCATCAAGAAAATCAACGTCAAATCCATCGACCGTTATGACTGGCTAAGCAACCCTTAGTGCCCGCGTTCTTCACGGCGATGTGCGACAAGGGCCCGGTTATAGGCGCTCATCACCCGGCCTTCACGGACACAACCAAGGAACTTCATATTGTCCCGGTTTTCAACCACGGCGATGTATTCCTCGCCATTGTCACGCATTGTCGTCATGGCCGTTTCCAGATCATCACCAGCGGCCAGAACCGGTGGGTGACGGCGCGCCACGTCGCTTGCGGTGATCAATTGATCGAGTTCCGGGTCGAAGGCGAACTCGCTCATATCGGCCAAGGTGATGGTGCCAAACAAGACACCGTCTTCATCAATGACAAAAAGCTCGCCAGCATCTGAATTCTGCAACATCGAGCGGATGTCGGGCAGGCCGACCCCCAGGGTAACCAGTTCCCCGGCGCTTGACAGGACGGAGCGCACTTTAAGGTTTCGCAGCAGGGCAACTTCAAGACCATCACGAAGATCATGGCCACGCCGTTCAAGCTGCCAGGCAAAAAACGATCCGCCATGAAACTGCCGGGTAATCATCGAAGCAATAACGACGGCGACCATCAGGGCCATTGTCAGGGCGTAATCACTTGTCATTTCAAAGATAATCAGGGCGGTGGAAATCGGTGCCCCAAGTACGGCTGCCGCCATCGCCCCCATGCCGAGAATAGTATACGCGCCAATGCCGGTGGAAAGATCAGGAAACAAGCCAGTGAAAATCATCCCGTAAGCACCGCCCAGCATGGCCCCAATCACCAGTGCCGGTGAGAACACGCCACCGCCAAAACCGAAACCGATGCTGATGGACGTCGCCAGTATTTTGGCGATGCATACCGAAACCAGCAACATCAGCGGGAAGGATTCCATGACGGCGGCCTCGGTCGCACCGTAACCGACACCCAGGACCTGTGGAAACCAAATCGCGATTATACCGATCAGCGCACCACCAATTGCCGGTTTCAGAATATCCGGGACCGGCACCCGCCCGGCCAGAGAATTGCTGAGCATGATGCTTTTCATAAACGCCATCGCCGTCAATCCGGCAATGATGCCAAGAACGATGAAGGCAGGAAATTCCCAAAACGACTCGATGATGTGTTCAGGAATAACAAAGGCCGGGAAATCGCCAAAATAGTAGCGCGAGATAGCCGTCCCGGTGACGCTTGCAATAACGATGGGCGCAAACGCGCTCAAGGCGTAATGGCCAATCACCACCTCGGATGCAAACAGGGCCCCGGCAATGGGCGCATTAAAGGAAGCCGCAACCGCTGCCGCCGCCCCGCAACCCAATAGAGTGCGCGAAACCGAGCGGGTAAGATGCAGGGAAGAGGCCAACCAGCCACCGAACGCAGCGCCGATATGAACTGCCGGACCTTCCCGTCCGACGGATGCGCCAAAACCGATAGAAACCGCATTGACCAGCGCCGCCTTGATGCCGGTCAGCAAAGACATTCGTCCACCGCGCAGCGCCCCCGCCTCGATAACGTCAGCAACGCCCTCAGGACGTTTTTCGGGCATCAGGTATTTGACAAGCAAGCCAATGATGAGACCACCAAACGCCGGCACCGCCACAATCTGCCACGAGGGTAAATTATCAAGATGCTGAAACAATCGCTCGCTGTCGGTACCGAAGGCTACGTTCTGGACAAGGCCAATGGCTTCCCGAAAAAGCACAACTGCCCCACCGGCACCGCCACCAATCAAAAAGGCAAGAATGGTTAGGGCCATCTGGCCACTTTGGGTCAGGCGACGAAGAAGAACTGTAAGCCGACTAAATGAAAGATAACGCATGAACACGACAGGCCCCCCAGGCCCTACATGGAGGAGCGTCAATTATCGAAGGATAATTCCTTGCTGTCGACCATGGTTTCGGAAACAACCCGATTGCGCCCTGTTCGTTTAGCCGCGTACATGGCTTCATCGGAGCGCAGAATCAACTGAGAAAGCGGTTCACCGTAGCGGAATTCACCGACACCGACGGAAACCGTAACCTGGCCCATGGATTCGCCCGTCTTGCGGTTCAAGACTTGTTTCTTGCCAACCTTGTTTCGGATGACTTCGGCTACTTTGATGGCGTTATCAAGACCGGTGCCCGGCAGGATGACGCAAAACTCTTCACCCCCAAAACGGGCCGCCAGGTCCTGGCCCTTGATGCTTGAGGTCAAGGTCTGGGCGAGAAGTTTAAGCACCTGATCACCGACCTGATGGCCATAGGTATCGTTGAATTTTTTGAAATGATCGATATCAAGGATCAGCAGACACAAAGGCTCACCGTCTTCCATCGCCTGGATCGCGCAACGCCGTAATTCCGCATCGAAAAGTTTGCGGTTGGCAATGCCGGTCAATCCATCGGTCATAGCCTCAAGACGCATGGTTTCCAGATCTTCGCGCAAGCGATTGATCTCGACCGAAGAAGCGTTGAATTTCTCTTCAAGGCTTTTGTTCTGGCGTTCCATATCGCGGGTTGCGTTCAGCGCGTTGGTAATCACCGACTTGATTGTTTCAGGTTCACCACTACCGCTGATATCACCCGAAAACGTCTCAAGTGCT contains the following coding sequences:
- a CDS encoding GGDEF domain-containing protein, giving the protein MDYTESLEQAAEYGNSALEMMKKNGIAANPNNFTVWYHYFSGQIPDLKRALEILIDNDQDFSEGRNEEIHKKFFTFDHETQAIGDAATRAEAELTRILEYLGVAGDGAAEYGKALETFSGDISGSGEPETIKSVITNALNATRDMERQNKSLEEKFNASSVEINRLREDLETMRLEAMTDGLTGIANRKLFDAELRRCAIQAMEDGEPLCLLILDIDHFKKFNDTYGHQVGDQVLKLLAQTLTSSIKGQDLAARFGGEEFCVILPGTGLDNAIKVAEVIRNKVGKKQVLNRKTGESMGQVTVSVGVGEFRYGEPLSQLILRSDEAMYAAKRTGRNRVVSETMVDSKELSFDN
- a CDS encoding chloride channel protein; amino-acid sequence: MRYLSFSRLTVLLRRLTQSGQMALTILAFLIGGGAGGAVVLFREAIGLVQNVAFGTDSERLFQHLDNLPSWQIVAVPAFGGLIIGLLVKYLMPEKRPEGVADVIEAGALRGGRMSLLTGIKAALVNAVSIGFGASVGREGPAVHIGAAFGGWLASSLHLTRSVSRTLLGCGAAAAVAASFNAPIAGALFASEVVIGHYALSAFAPIVIASVTGTAISRYYFGDFPAFVIPEHIIESFWEFPAFIVLGIIAGLTAMAFMKSIMLSNSLAGRVPVPDILKPAIGGALIGIIAIWFPQVLGVGYGATEAAVMESFPLMLLVSVCIAKILATSISIGFGFGGGVFSPALVIGAMLGGAYGMIFTGLFPDLSTGIGAYTILGMGAMAAAVLGAPISTALIIFEMTSDYALTMALMVAVVIASMITRQFHGGSFFAWQLERRGHDLRDGLEVALLRNLKVRSVLSSAGELVTLGVGLPDIRSMLQNSDAGELFVIDEDGVLFGTITLADMSEFAFDPELDQLITASDVARRHPPVLAAGDDLETAMTTMRDNGEEYIAVVENRDNMKFLGCVREGRVMSAYNRALVAHRREERGH
- a CDS encoding serine protease, with translation MPETMKTLLDQTRALLLWAALAVSACSTTPPPAPEVTTAPFDSALSAVVGVYANIPEDARTADSLGVQRQGSGVLIDNDGLVLTIGYLILEADEIAVVGPEGNQIEADPVAYDHTTGFGLIRAREPVGATALKIGSSKNLGDGTPVLAVSFGGPDAIVAAQVVSRRSFAGYWEYLLEKAIFTIPPHHEFGGAALIDRKGELVGIGSLMVNDAVVGDHPVIGNMFVPIDSLKPILADLLTSGRRKPPVPPWLGLNTDEARGRVYITRLSEGGPAEQAGLKQGDIIIGVGGKRIGTMIEFFRKVRIQGNAGSPVQLDVLPVASTDLTIKKINVKSIDRYDWLSNP